A region of the Streptomyces sp. NBC_00442 genome:
CGCGGCCGTCTCGTGGCGGTCGTTCTGCAGGGTGCCCGAGCCGTGCGCGTTGATGTAGTCGATGTCGGTGCCGGGGATCCCGGCCTCCTCCAGCGCCGCGCCGATGGCCTCGGCCATCTCCGCGCCGTCGGCCCGCAGGCCCGTCATGTTGTACGCGTTGGAGCGCGAGGCGAACCCGGCGATCTCGGCGTAGATGTGCGCGCCGCGCGCCACGGCCTGCTCGTACTCCTCCAGGACGAACACCGCGCTGCCCTCGCCGAGCACGAAGCCGTTGCGGGACTTGTCGAAGGGCCGCGAGGCCGTCTCCGGCTCGTCGTTGCGGTTCGATGTGGCCTTGATGGCGTCGAAGCAGGCGACCGAGATCGGCGAGATCGGCGCCTCGGTGGCCCCGGCGATCATCACGTCGGCGCTGCCCTCGCGGATCAGCTCGACGGCGTGGCCGACCGAGTCCAGGCCCGAGGTGCAGCCGGTGGAGACCACGGCCGTGGGGCCCTGCGCGCCGAACTCCCAGGCGACCTCCGCCGCGAACGAGCTCGGCACGAAGTAGTCGTAGAGGTGCGGCACGGCCCGCTCGTGGTCGACGAGCCACTCGGCGCCGTTGTTGCTGACCGCCGCGTACTCGTAGTCGAGCCCGGTGGTCGCGCCGACCGCGCTGCCGATGGTGACACCGGTACGGAACGGGTCGATGCCCGTCATGTCGAGGCCACTGTCCGAGACGGCCTCACGGGCGCCGACCAGGGCGAACTGGGCCGCCCTGTCCAGGCGTCCGGCCTGCTCCTCGGTCAGCCCCTGGGCGACGGGGTCGAAGTCGACCTCCGCGGCGATCCTCGACCGGAAGGCCGAAGCGTCGAAGAGCGTGACGGCCCTGGTCGCGGTGCGTCCCGCGGTCAGCAGGGACCAGTACTCCTTGGTGCCGACGCCTCCGGGGGCGACCACACCGATTCCGGTGATGACTACGCGTCGGCTCACC
Encoded here:
- a CDS encoding beta-ketoacyl-[acyl-carrier-protein] synthase family protein, with amino-acid sequence MSRRVVITGIGVVAPGGVGTKEYWSLLTAGRTATRAVTLFDASAFRSRIAAEVDFDPVAQGLTEEQAGRLDRAAQFALVGAREAVSDSGLDMTGIDPFRTGVTIGSAVGATTGLDYEYAAVSNNGAEWLVDHERAVPHLYDYFVPSSFAAEVAWEFGAQGPTAVVSTGCTSGLDSVGHAVELIREGSADVMIAGATEAPISPISVACFDAIKATSNRNDEPETASRPFDKSRNGFVLGEGSAVFVLEEYEQAVARGAHIYAEIAGFASRSNAYNMTGLRADGAEMAEAIGAALEEAGIPGTDIDYINAHGSGTLQNDRHETAAFKKSLGDHAYATPVSSIKSMIGHSLGAIGSLEIAASALAIEHGMVPPTANLHEADPKCDLDYTPVHAREREINTVLSVGSGFGGFQSAIVLTKPERRKTA